One Candidatus Methanomethylicota archaeon DNA window includes the following coding sequences:
- a CDS encoding peptidase dimerization domain-containing protein, protein VFEGLDFAINYHPSSFNTVSLGSTNAMNSARFHFYGRASHAGGSPEAGRSALDAVELMNVGVNYLREHVIQDARIHYVIEKGGDQPNIVPPYARSWYYVRAPEREQVEEIYNWILDIAKGAALMTQTQHKVEFITGCYNMIQNKTLAMTCLKVMREIGAPKFNKEDYEFAKKIHETIPPEQKRNALKRMKIPDWEKLMDVILDEEVRDPWDEGEVSHGSTDVGDVSWQTPTLSFETACFVLGSPGHSWQNVAAAGVGIGHKGGIYAAKVIAATAIEIMSNSKLIEEAWKEFREKTKGKKYKSPIPPEVKEPPRIFKT, encoded by the coding sequence GTATTTGAAGGATTAGATTTCGCAATAAACTATCATCCATCATCATTCAACACCGTAAGCCTTGGATCCACAAACGCCATGAATTCCGCTAGATTTCATTTTTATGGTAGGGCTTCTCATGCTGGTGGTAGTCCTGAGGCTGGTAGGAGTGCTCTTGATGCTGTTGAGCTTATGAATGTTGGTGTTAATTATTTGAGGGAGCATGTCATTCAAGATGCTAGGATTCATTATGTGATTGAGAAGGGTGGGGATCAGCCTAATATTGTGCCTCCATATGCTAGGAGTTGGTATTATGTTAGAGCTCCTGAGAGGGAGCAGGTTGAGGAAATCTATAATTGGATTCTGGATATAGCTAAGGGGGCAGCACTAATGACACAAACACAACACAAAGTGGAATTCATAACTGGATGTTACAATATGATACAAAACAAGACTCTAGCAATGACATGCTTAAAAGTTATGAGGGAAATAGGAGCTCCAAAATTCAATAAAGAGGATTATGAATTTGCAAAGAAGATACATGAAACAATACCACCGGAACAGAAGAGGAATGCACTTAAAAGGATGAAAATACCTGACTGGGAGAAGCTCATGGACGTAATACTTGATGAAGAAGTTAGAGATCCATGGGATGAGGGGGAGGTAAGCCATGGATCCACAGATGTGGGTGATGTTAGCTGGCAAACACCAACATTATCCTTCGAAACAGCATGCTTCGTACTAGGTTCACCTGGACATTCATGGCAAAACGTTGCAGCAGCAGGTGTGGGAATAGGGCATAAGGGAGGAATATATGCTGCAAAAGTTATTGCAGCTACAGCAATAGAAATAATGTCAAATAGCAAGCTAATTGAAGAAGCTTGGAAGGAGTTTAGAGAGAAAACGAAGGGTAAAAAGTATAAGTCGCCAATACCACCAGAAGTCAAAGAGCCACCAAGAATATTCAAAACCTAA
- a CDS encoding M42 family metallopeptidase: MYKLSEESLNFLKEILEEFGPSGFEDRVLKRIKDRMEKYADKVMKDNLNSLIFIKRGLSDRPKILVAGHVDEVGFVVTSITKEGYLTFTNLGGWFDQVLLAQKVIVMTGKGPVLGVIASKPPHLLTPEERQKVVTMRQMYIDVGATSEEEAKNMGIRVGDPVAPYPTFQISNSGKTIFAKAFDDRIGAFIAMEALKYIKENSIEHPNTYYAAATVQEEVGLRGAETVRWVADHDLAIVTEVDIAGDVPGISPGEAQSKLGKGPTIVAFDSSMIPNQKLKEFVIKVAEEAKIPYQLTVVRGGTDAGRLHMYKEGRPSIVIGVPTRHIHSHVGVVHRDDVENAVRLVIELIKRLDEATVKSFTEL, from the coding sequence ATGTACAAACTAAGTGAAGAAAGCCTAAACTTCTTAAAGGAGATTTTAGAAGAATTTGGACCTTCAGGATTTGAGGATAGAGTGTTGAAGAGGATAAAAGATAGAATGGAAAAGTATGCAGACAAAGTGATGAAGGACAATTTGAATTCACTGATATTCATAAAGAGGGGGTTAAGTGATCGCCCAAAAATCTTGGTTGCGGGGCATGTGGATGAAGTTGGATTCGTAGTAACATCAATAACTAAGGAGGGATACTTGACATTCACAAACCTTGGAGGATGGTTTGACCAAGTATTATTGGCACAAAAAGTTATAGTGATGACTGGGAAGGGGCCTGTATTGGGGGTGATAGCATCAAAACCACCACATCTACTAACACCAGAGGAGAGGCAGAAGGTTGTAACCATGAGGCAAATGTACATCGACGTGGGGGCCACATCAGAAGAGGAAGCCAAGAATATGGGGATAAGGGTTGGAGACCCCGTAGCTCCATACCCAACATTCCAAATATCAAATAGTGGGAAAACAATATTTGCAAAAGCCTTCGATGATAGGATTGGAGCATTCATAGCCATGGAAGCCCTTAAATACATAAAGGAGAATAGCATTGAACACCCAAACACATACTACGCAGCAGCCACAGTGCAAGAGGAAGTTGGATTAAGGGGTGCTGAAACTGTTAGATGGGTTGCAGATCACGATCTAGCCATAGTGACAGAAGTGGATATAGCTGGAGATGTCCCAGGAATATCACCTGGAGAAGCACAATCAAAACTTGGCAAAGGACCCACAATAGTAGCCTTCGACAGCTCCATGATACCAAACCAGAAATTAAAGGAATTCGTAATAAAAGTTGCTGAAGAAGCAAAAATACCATACCAGCTAACAGTAGTAAGGGGAGGAACTGATGCTGGGAGACTCCACATGTATAAGGAGGGTAGACCAAGCATAGTTATAGGAGTCCCCACAAGACACATACACAGCCACGTTGGAGTAGTACATAGAGATGATGTGGAAAACGCCGTGAGATTAGTAATAGAGTTAATTAAGAGATTGGATGAAGCAACAGTTAAAAGCTTCACAGAACTATAA
- a CDS encoding HD domain-containing protein, with protein sequence MDLHSLVKVVEGKVLEIYLSNKGNYPSSHDFLHVKRVLNNALMIADAMGLYEHDKLLLTLACLLHDISIPIFGVKEDHAVKSAEYAKSMLLDLGLEPTDIEIVCNAIRVHSWSSGLTSMDAVSMILQDADRLDALGVIGFSRMIIYGEFAGRVMYFEPEIIPRFRDIDDAHYTIDHVFSKLIHIPAHMNTDVGRRIALDRLKTLLWLIKILNLEIKGLS encoded by the coding sequence TTGGATTTACATAGTTTAGTTAAAGTTGTTGAGGGTAAGGTTTTGGAGATATATTTGAGCAATAAGGGGAATTACCCATCTTCACATGATTTCCTACATGTTAAACGTGTATTGAATAATGCTTTAATGATAGCTGATGCGATGGGTTTATATGAGCATGATAAGCTTTTATTAACTCTAGCATGTTTACTACATGATATTTCCATACCCATATTTGGTGTTAAGGAGGATCATGCAGTTAAATCTGCTGAATACGCAAAATCCATGTTGTTAGATTTAGGTCTCGAACCAACCGATATTGAGATTGTATGTAATGCTATTCGTGTACATAGTTGGAGTTCCGGTTTAACCTCCATGGATGCAGTTTCCATGATCCTCCAGGATGCTGATAGACTTGACGCCCTTGGCGTTATAGGTTTCTCTAGGATGATAATCTATGGGGAGTTTGCTGGTAGGGTAATGTACTTTGAACCTGAAATCATTCCTAGATTTAGAGATATTGATGATGCCCACTACACCATCGATCATGTATTCTCAAAGCTTATACATATACCAGCCCACATGAATACAGATGTGGGGAGGAGGATTGCATTGGATAGGTTGAAGACATTATTGTGGTTGATTAAAATTCTAAATCTTGAAATCAAAGGGTTAAGCTAA